The genomic window CGTGCGCAGCACCTCGCCGTCGAGCGGCGGGATGTCCATCTCGGCGAGGTTCTCGGCGAGGGTCTTCCCGGTGACGGTGAGCGCGTCGCCGTGCATGAGGCCCGCGTCGAGCAGGGCCTTCATGAGCACGGGCAGGCCGCCGCGGCGGTCGACGTCGTTCATGACGTACTTGCCGAACGGCTTGAGGTCGCCGATGTGCGGCACCTTGGAGCCGATGCGGTTGAAGTCGTCGAGCGTGAGCTCGACCTCGGCCTCGCGCGCGATCGCGAGCAGGTGGAGCACGATGTTGGTCGAGCCGCCGAGCGCCATGCCGACCGCGATGGCGTTCTCGAACGCCTTCTTGGTGAGGATCTGCCGCGCCGTGATGCCGGTCTTCAGGAGGTTCACGACCGCCTCGCCCGAGCGGTGCGCGTAGTAGTCGCGGCGGCGGTCGGCCGACGCGGGCGACGCCGAACCCGGCAGCGACAGGCCGAGGGCCTCGGCGACCGAGGCCATGGTGTTCGCGGTGTACATGCCGCCGCACGCGCCCTCGCCGGGCGCGAACGCGCATTCGATGCGCTTGGCGTCGGCCTCGCTCATCTTGCCGGCCTTGACCGCGCCGACCGCCTCGAACGAGTCGATGATCGTGATGTCCTTCTCGGTCCCGTCCTCGAGGCGCACCCAGCCGGGCGCGATCGAGCCGGCGTAGAGGAACACCGACGAGAGATCGAGGCGGGCCGCGGCCATGAGCATGCCCGGGATGGACTTGTCGCAGCCGGCGAGCAGGACCGAGCCGTCGAGGCGCTCGGCCTGCATGACGACCTCGACCGAGTCGGCGATGACCTCGCGCGAGACCAGCGAGAAGTGCATGCCCTCGTGGCCCATCGAGATGCCGTCGGAGACCGACACGGTGCCGAACTGCAGCGGGTAGCCGCCGCCGGCGTGCACGCCCTCCTTCGCGGCCTGCGCGAGGCGCGCGAGCGAGAGGTTGCACGGCGTGATCTCGTTCCAGGAGCTCGCGATGCCGACCTGTGGCTTGTCCCAGTCGGCATCGCCCATGCCGACCGCGCGGAGCATCCCGCGGCTGGTGGTGGCCTCGATGCCATCCGTGACGACGCGACTGCGGGGCTTGGGATCGATCTCCGACATATCGTCGAGTCTAGATCCCCGCGAACGCCGGTTTCGCCGAGCGGTCGCCCGCCGCGACGGGCCCCGCGCGGGGTCTCAGCGGGCGGCCTCGCGCTGCTCGGCGAGCAGTTCGAGCAGCAGCGCCACGTCGTCGGGACCGCGCAGCCGGTAGGCCGCGAGCGACTTGCCCTGCCCCACCTTGACGCCGACATCGTCGGTCTCGAGCGTGGCGAACGCGTCCTCGTCGGTGACGTCGTCGCCGACGTACAGCACCGCATCGGCGCCCGAGTGCTGCCGCAGCCGGGTGAGCGCCTCGCCCTTGTCGCTCGCGCGCACGGCGAACTCGAGCACGTTCTTGCCGCTCCGGGTCGCGAGGCCCGGCAGCGCCGCCTCCACGCGCTCGCGGGCCACGCGCTGCAGGGCGGCGCCCGCGCTCGCGCCGAGGCGGCGGGTGTGCAGCGCGATGCCGGCGGGCTTGCGTTCCACCCACGCGCCCTCCGAGGTCGATGCCGCATCCTCGACGATCTCGATGAGGCGATCGAGCCGGGTGAGCTCGGTCTCGCGCAGGTCGAGCGTGACGCCGCCGCCGTCGAGCTGGAGCTCGACCCCGTGCGAGCCGCTGAGCAGCGCCGCGACGGGTGGCGCCGCGACATCCTTCAGGCTCTCGAGGGCGCGGCCCGAGATGAGCGCGACGCGCGTGTCGTCGGAATCGGCGAGCCGCTCGATCGCCGCGCGGGCGCGATCGGTCGCGCGCGCCTCGTCGGGGCGGTCGACGATCGGCGCGAGCGTGCCGTCGAAGTCGAGCGCGACCAGCAGGCGCGGCACCTCGGCGAGCCTCGCGATGGCGGCCCGCACGGGGTCGGGCACGCCCGGCGCGATGGGACCGGCGCCCGTGAGCGTCTCGAGGAAGGTCGCCGACCAGTTCGCGACGTCGTTCTCGCGCACGCGCTTGCGCAGCGCCCGCATGCGGCGCGCCCGCTCGCGCTTGGGCATGCGCGCCGCCTCGACCATCGCGTCCTTCAGGCCCTCGATGTCGTGCGGGTTCACGAGGATCGCCTGACGCAGCTCGTCGGATGCCCCGGTGAACTCGCTGAGCAGGAGCACGCCGTCGTCGTCGTAGCGGCTGGCCACGTACTCCTTCGCCACCAGGTTCATGCCGTCGCGCAGCGCGGTGACGAGCATGACGTCGGCGGCGAGGTAGAGCGCGGCCATCTCCTCGCGCGGGTAGCCGTGGTGCAGGTAGGTGATCGCGGCGTGGCCGAGCGTGGAGTGGTCGCCGTTGAGCCGGCCGACCAGGAGCTCGATCTCGTCACGCAGCTGGCGGTAGGTGTCGACGCGCTCGCGCGAGGGGCTCGCGACCTGCACGAGGGTCGCCTCCTCGACCGCGAGCCGGCCGTCGCGCAGGAGCTCGCCGAACGCCTTGATCCGGTGCCGGATGCCCTTCGTGTAGTCGAGCCGGTCGACGCCGAGCATGACGACCTCGGGGTCGCCGAGGCTGCTGCGGATCTGCCGCGCGCGCTCCTGGACCTCGGGCCGACGGGCGAGCTGCTCGAACGCGGCGGCGTCGATCGAGATCGGGAAGTGTCGCGCGACCACGTGCCGCACTCCCCCGTCGCCGTCGGGGACGTCGATCACGGTGCCGCGTGTGCGGTAGCCGAACAGCCGGCGCACCGCGCGCGAGAAGTTGCCGGCGTCGGCGGCGCGCTGGAAGCCGATCACATCGGCGCCGAGCAGGCCGTCGACGACCTGCCGGCGCCAGGGCAGCTGCGAGTAGATGCCGTACGCGGGGAACGGGATGTGGTTGAAGAAGCCGATCACGAGGTCGGGGCGGATCTCGCGGAGCATGCGCGGCACGAGCTGGAGCTGGTAGTCCTGCACCCACACGACGGCGCCCTCGGCGGCGGCGTTCGCGGCGGCCTCGGCGAAGCGGCGGTTGACGCGGACGTACGCCTCCCACCACTCGCGGTGGAACCGCGGCGGCGCGATGACGTCGTGGTACAGCGGCCAGAGGGTGTCGTTGGAGAACCCCTCGTAGTACTCCTCGACCTCGTCCGCCGACAGCGGCACGGGCACGATCGTGATGCCGTCGTGCTCGAACGGCGCGAACTCGCGGTCGGCGACTCCTGCCCAGCCGACCCACGCGCCGTCGGCGGCGCGCATGACGGGTTCGAGCGCGGTGACGAGGCCGCCCGGCGACCCCTTCCAGCGCGTGTCGCCGCCCTCGCCGCCGACGTAGTCGACGGGGAGCCGGTTGGAGACGACGACCATCTCGTAGACGGGCTGCGTATCCGGTTCGGATGAGTCGGTTGCGGGCTTCACGGCGACGGGTCCTCCTCGCGGACGGCTCCGATTCAGGCTACAGGAGGTCGTCGGTCCCACCCGCCGTCCAGCCTTCCGGGCTAGACTTCGAGACCTCATGATGCGCATCGGTATGAGCACCACCTGCGTCTATCCGCTCGAACCCGAGCACGCCTTCCGGCTGGCGAAGGAAGCGGGATTCGACGGGGTCGAGATCATGGTGACCCAGGAGGCCACCACCCAGCAGGCCGAGGGCCTGATCGAGATGTCGGAGCGCTGGGAGCTGCCGATCCTCTCGATCCATGCGCCCGTGCTCCTGCTGACGCACTTCGTCTGGGGCCGCGACCCTCGCGTGAAGCTCGCGCGCACAGCCGAGCTCGCGAGGTCCGTCGGCGCGGGCGCCGTGGTCGTGCATCCCCCGTTCCGCTGGCAGTCGAGCTACGCGCTCCAGTTCCTGCCGATCGTCCGCGAGCTCTCCGCCGAGCACGGCGTCGAGATCGCGGTCGAGAACATGTTCCCGTGGCGCGCGGCCGGGCGGAACATGAAGGCGTACATGCCCGGATGGGACCCGCGCGAGATGGACTGCGACGCCGTCACGCTCGACTTCTCGCACGCGGCGCTCTCGGGCGTCGACAGCCTCGAGTACGCGAAGGACCTCGGCGACCGCCTGCGTCACGTGCACCTCTGCGACGGCTCCGGCGCGATCGGCGAGGGCCAGATCTTCGACGAGCACCTGCTCCCCGGCTACGGGCGCGAGCCCGTCGCCGAGACGCTGCGGATGCTCGCCGACCGAGGGTGGGACGGCTCGGTCGTCGCCGAGATCAACACCCGCAAGGCCAAGTCCGAGGCCGAGCGGCTCGACATGCTCCGCGAGACGGTCGCGTTCGCACGCGAGCACACCGCGGCGGTCGCCGCGCCCGAGCACGAGTCGCCGCTGCGTCGAGCGATCGACGCGATCCTGCCCGGCCGCAACCGCTGAGCGGCGCGGCCGGGGTCCGGATCACGCGACGGCGGGTGCGAGCCGGCCGGCGGGCCGGATGGCGCGTCGCCGCGCCACCACGATGGCCGTGCCGACGGCGCCGAGCACGCCGAACAGTGCGATGACGCCCGCCGAGGCCCACACCGTGGAACCGCCCGCGCCCGAGACGATGTGCTGCATGCCCTGGACCGCCCACGTGAGCGGCAGGAACGGGCTGATCGCCTGGTACGGACCGCTGACGATCTCCAGCGGGTAGAGTCCGCCGGATGCCGCGAGCTGCAGCACCACGAGCACGAGCGACACGATCGTCCCGGCGCGGCCGAGCCACGCGGTCAGGAACGCGTGGATCGCGGTGAACGCGACGGCGAGCAGGGCCGAGAACGCGAGCGTCTGCGGCAGGAGCGCCCAGTCGACCCCGAGCGCCGTGTGCATGAGCAGCACCACGGCCGCGGCCTGGACGAGCCCGACGAGCGAGCCGCGGAACAGCGTGCGGCCGACGAGCCGCCCGGTGGGCGCGGTGCTCTCGAGCGCCTCCCGCGAGAAGGGCCGGAAGACCAGGAACAGGGCCATGGCACCGAGCCAGAGCCCGATCGGGGCGAGCAGCATCGCGACGACCTGGCCGACGTTGCTGATCTCGTGGTCGCGCGTGGACTCGGAGACGACAGGGTCGGCGACCACGCCGGCCGTCTGCTCCGGGTCCATGTCCTCCAGCGACGAGGTGCCCTCGGCGCCCTTCGCGAGCCCGTCGGCGAGGTCCTGCGTGCCGCCCGCGAGGTCGGACGCGCCGTCGGCCGAGGCG from Agromyces aurantiacus includes these protein-coding regions:
- the ilvD gene encoding dihydroxy-acid dehydratase, with product MSEIDPKPRSRVVTDGIEATTSRGMLRAVGMGDADWDKPQVGIASSWNEITPCNLSLARLAQAAKEGVHAGGGYPLQFGTVSVSDGISMGHEGMHFSLVSREVIADSVEVVMQAERLDGSVLLAGCDKSIPGMLMAAARLDLSSVFLYAGSIAPGWVRLEDGTEKDITIIDSFEAVGAVKAGKMSEADAKRIECAFAPGEGACGGMYTANTMASVAEALGLSLPGSASPASADRRRDYYAHRSGEAVVNLLKTGITARQILTKKAFENAIAVGMALGGSTNIVLHLLAIAREAEVELTLDDFNRIGSKVPHIGDLKPFGKYVMNDVDRRGGLPVLMKALLDAGLMHGDALTVTGKTLAENLAEMDIPPLDGEVLRTLDNPIHETGGLTILHGSLAPEGAVVKTAGFDAATFEGPARVFERERAAMDALTNGEISHGDVVVIRYEGPKGGPGMREMLAITAAIKGAGLGKDVLLLTDGRFSGGTTGLCIGHIAPEAVDQGPIAFVRDGDLIRVDIAARSIDLLVDEAELAARREGWAPLPPRYTRGVLAKYSKLVRSAAEGATTG
- a CDS encoding bifunctional alpha,alpha-trehalose-phosphate synthase (UDP-forming)/trehalose-phosphatase produces the protein MVVVSNRLPVDYVGGEGGDTRWKGSPGGLVTALEPVMRAADGAWVGWAGVADREFAPFEHDGITIVPVPLSADEVEEYYEGFSNDTLWPLYHDVIAPPRFHREWWEAYVRVNRRFAEAAANAAAEGAVVWVQDYQLQLVPRMLREIRPDLVIGFFNHIPFPAYGIYSQLPWRRQVVDGLLGADVIGFQRAADAGNFSRAVRRLFGYRTRGTVIDVPDGDGGVRHVVARHFPISIDAAAFEQLARRPEVQERARQIRSSLGDPEVVMLGVDRLDYTKGIRHRIKAFGELLRDGRLAVEEATLVQVASPSRERVDTYRQLRDEIELLVGRLNGDHSTLGHAAITYLHHGYPREEMAALYLAADVMLVTALRDGMNLVAKEYVASRYDDDGVLLLSEFTGASDELRQAILVNPHDIEGLKDAMVEAARMPKRERARRMRALRKRVRENDVANWSATFLETLTGAGPIAPGVPDPVRAAIARLAEVPRLLVALDFDGTLAPIVDRPDEARATDRARAAIERLADSDDTRVALISGRALESLKDVAAPPVAALLSGSHGVELQLDGGGVTLDLRETELTRLDRLIEIVEDAASTSEGAWVERKPAGIALHTRRLGASAGAALQRVARERVEAALPGLATRSGKNVLEFAVRASDKGEALTRLRQHSGADAVLYVGDDVTDEDAFATLETDDVGVKVGQGKSLAAYRLRGPDDVALLLELLAEQREAAR
- a CDS encoding sugar phosphate isomerase/epimerase family protein, which gives rise to MMRIGMSTTCVYPLEPEHAFRLAKEAGFDGVEIMVTQEATTQQAEGLIEMSERWELPILSIHAPVLLLTHFVWGRDPRVKLARTAELARSVGAGAVVVHPPFRWQSSYALQFLPIVRELSAEHGVEIAVENMFPWRAAGRNMKAYMPGWDPREMDCDAVTLDFSHAALSGVDSLEYAKDLGDRLRHVHLCDGSGAIGEGQIFDEHLLPGYGREPVAETLRMLADRGWDGSVVAEINTRKAKSEAERLDMLRETVAFAREHTAAVAAPEHESPLRRAIDAILPGRNR